The Mobula hypostoma chromosome 1, sMobHyp1.1, whole genome shotgun sequence genome includes the window TGGCATTGCATCAAATGTGGGCAAGCAAATTGTCTTCTCACTACCACCTTCCACAGTGTTGTATATACAAGCTTGGACCTATCAATGTAGCTCATTATGAATTAACCTCTGAAGGGCTTGAGCAAAGCCATTCATTTGGATTACAACccttagtgaaaacagggaaAAAAGCAGATGGCTTGACCAAGTTACCATGTTCATCTGAAACATCTAGGATTGGTGTCTTATAGTGCCATAAACAAATTAAACAACTTAGCAATGCACCAATCTTCTTAATTGAAATACCTGGGTACATCCTGGCAAGTACATGCAAGGAGCTATATAGACAGAATATGTCCATTCTGGAAGAGCTTGCATGGATACCTTGAAGTGCAAATGCAAAGTTTCTGAGCACAGCATATGCTTATGGACAATATCATTAAAGTATTATAGAAATGTGCCTCCTCTTAAGTGAATTATAAAAATCAAGTCATGGAAAAGTAAATGAACTCTTATTTTGTCTGGTTTATCAGTAACTGTGTAAAGAATCCACAATAAAATCACAAAGCTTTTGATAAACTTGAAAAATGCACTTCTCAATATTACCTTATTTATCTTCCTTGATTATTCCAGTTGTACGGAGAATGGACACAGTGACAGAAGGAATGGAAACATCACAAAAAAGTTATTCGGAAAAACTAACTGCTGTTGAGACTGACCTGAAAAAATTAGGTAAAATATGCAACAATTATTGTGCCAGAAAGAAAATCAAATTGTATAATGATGAAACAAATATTAATTATCCTAGTATAATTGGGATCTTTTTAAACaaataaggcacaggagcagaattaggccacttggcccattgagtctgctccgccattccattatggctgatttattatccttcttatccccattctcctgttttcttccTGTAACCTATGATGCTCtagttaatcaagaacctgtcaacctccattttaaatacacccaatcatttggcctccacagctgtccgtagCAATGAACTTCACAGGTTTGCCACctcctggctaaggaaattcctccttatctctgttctaaatagacttgcctctattctgaggctatgccctctggtcctagactcatccactctaggaaacatcctctccatacctACTctctctaggtctttcaacattcaaacttAACAAATATCCTGTAGTTAATTCAATATCATTCAACTTCTGAAAGCCAAGATACACCCACATGGGAATTATACAtttcttaaacaagagaaaatctacagattctggaaatccaaagcaacacacacaaaatgctggaagacctctgcaggccaggcagcatctatggaaaagaataccgtcgatgtttcaggctgagacccttcaacaagacTTCAgtatttcaatattcgataggtttcaatgagatcctccattcttctaagcaccagcaagtacaggccctgagccatcaaatgctcctcatacattaacatttTCATTTCTGAAATCATTTTTTGTAAAGCAACTgtggatcttctccaatgctaCCACATCTTTACTGAGATAAGATGCTCATAActtcttacaatactccaagtgtggtctgactaatgccttataaagacttagCAACTCATTCTTGttctaatattctagtcctcttgaaatgaatatgaACAATGAGTTTGCCTTCCTTTGACTTTgccctattttattatgtgcctcgaAACCTCAttgttaataatggactccaacatcctcccaacaactgaagtcaggttaactggcttataatttcctttcttctgcctccctcccttcttaaagagtggagtgacatttacaattttccactgCTCTGTAACCATTCCAAAATCCAgggaatcttgaaagatcattactaatacctctacaatctcctcagctaccaCTTTCAAAACCCAGCAGTGTAGTTCATCTTGACCAGATGCCatacctaccttcagatctttcagtttcccaaccaCCCTCTCCTTAGTATTAGCAACCGCACTTACTTCTGCCCCTAACATTCACAAATCTCTGGCACActgcagtgtcttccacagtgaagactgatgcaaaatacttaatcagtttgtccaccatttctttgtcccccattattaactctccagcatcattttccagtagtctaaCATCCACTCTcaactgtcttttactctttacatatctgaaaaaatcttttggtatccttatttatattattgtttagCTCACCTTCATATTTTGTAATTGCCTCtccttgagtttttttttaaggtgtcttctgttggtttttaaaagcgtcCCATttgtctaacttcccactaatttttgctctattatatgctctttcttttgcttttatgttaactttgaattcccttgtcagcaaTGGTCACCTCagcctacctttagaatacttcttcatctttgggatatatctaacctgtgccttccaaattgcctcCAGAAACTCCGGCCATCActattctgctgtcatccttgacAATTATCCTTtccagccagctcctctctcacacctctgtaattccctttgtaatactgatacatccaactttaccttctccctttcaaaccgcagggtgaattctatcagagCCTCACAATGATTCCTTTACCATGAGCTCctcaatcaaatctggttcattacacaacattcaGTGCTGAATAGCTGAtcgccaatctctaactgttgtacaagatcatctaccttattatgtgtactatgtgcattcaaatatagcactgcatctagtcctgtatttgtcaccctttttgattttgcccccattttacacttcaactcatcgcactgactgcaatttcaccctatcatctgcctgttcttcctcacagtctcactgcatcaACTTGTGTACCAATTGAGCCATCCCCAACCCTATCAATCCAGTTCCTATCtccctgccaaatcagtttaaactctccccaacagctctagcaaacctgcctgcaaggatactgataccccttttgttcaggtgtagcccatccattttgcacaggtcataccttccccaggagagatcccaatgatccataaatccgaagccttgccccctgcaccacttcctcatctaCACAGTCATCTGTACCATCATCCTATTCCTATCCTGATTAGCACATGCTACTGGGAGTAATCCaaagattaccaccttggaggtcctgttcttcagcctctttccttaCTCCCTATACTACCTGCGCCCCTCGCCATCAACATCATGGGGATTAACATTGATTGTTAACATAACCAAAACCAACCACAGAAATACTATGTGCCTAATATTAAATGAAGTGACTGACTATCACTTTCACCATGTCTGACCTGTGCATTTCCTAtacttgattttgttttttaatgACAGAATTAAGGAAATTCAGCTCTATTTTAAGCAGCAGCAATCCAGTATTAATATGCTTCTGAATATCAAATCATCAAGGTTAAAAGAATACTATAGATGTATGGGTTTCTTAAAGTTCGTCATTCCACTAAAGCCTGTATATTAAAATTCCAGCATGAATTTAGCACTAGGGAAAGGTGGATGTAATAGCAGAGGTTAACCTTGGAAGGGAGAGGAGTACTGGAGTTGCTCTGGAGAAGATCAAAATCTCCTTACAGACTCTTTGTGAAAAGTCTTACTCAAAGGTATAGACTCTGGGAATACAATTCTTGTTATTATCAACCCCTCcaatgccagagaaagcagatctTCTGGCATTGTTGTGACAATGTTCAGGTAGAACATTACCTGTGAAACAGAGTAGTTATTTACTGTTCCTTACACCAGATATCCTTTAGTTGATCTAAGGAAGGTGTCATGTATCTCCCAAATTAGGAGCAATTTTGCTTTGTTGGTCTTTATCCTATCACAGCTGGATTGAGACTATCTGAACTGTTTTTATACtagatattttaaaaaagattGCCCTTAATTTGTTAACCACTGCTCAGTCGCACCGAAAGTCATTCCCTATTGGTGGCTGCAAACTGAAAGAATTTAATTTCTGAGACAGAGTTGGAGTGCATTAGAGCTGAAGTTCTAGATTTGCATCATAAAAATATGGCCTTTGATTGGTTAGTAAAATTTTGGTATACATTTTTCAAATTATGAATAAGTTGGCCTCCATTATGGaaccatccttgtcaattttatcTTAATTCTACGTATCCATTAAACTATATAGTGCCCATTAAACAGAACTGTAGAAGACACAAAGAGGAAAATTGCATCTGCTCTTTTGTGATTATCCATTCTGTTTTCTACTGTTTACTATATCTTGTAGATGACCAGTCTGGTATGAAAGATCAAAGTACCACTTCAGAGCTGTCCAAGTTCAAAACCGATATTCAGTCCCTTCAGAACCAGCTTAATGATATTGCTGGCAGTGCCTCCAAAAACAAAGCTGCACTAGACAAGCTACAAGAGACTGAGCTATCAATGACAACCAGCCATAATTCCCTCAAAATCTTGTTGGATGGCAACACAAAATCTATCAGAGCCATTAACCAAACATTATTGACTTATAGTGGATACATCAACAACCTGGAGCAAAACACCGGTAAGCTGCAAAAGGACATTCAAGAACAGACCAAATCCCAGAGCAGTACGGTTATGAATCTGAGTCAAATAAATCAGACACAGATTCGGCAAAGGGATTTATTCAGTTCACTGCAGAAATCCGTTGATGATGCCAGTCAGGCAATTCAAAAGATAAGAAATGACTGGCAGGCTCTCCAACAGGCATTGTTTCAAGCACAAAAGGACACTGACTGGTTAAAAGAGAAATTACAATATCTGCAACTCCAAACAGTGAACAACTCTGTCATGGTGACAGGTAATAGTGACACTTTGGAGGATATGAGTAATCAGCTGAATTCTCTCATTAGCCAGATGGCAAACATTAGCTTTATGGCTAACATTCATGAAGAGAGTCTCAAGGATCTACAGAAATATCAAAAAGACCATGAAAATAAAACTGCTACTAGTTTTGAACAACTGGAAATACGCATGGATATAAATGAAAGAGATATTAGAACTATCATGGGCAATAGCAGTTGGACTATGCAACATCTCCGGTCACTAACAAACAACTTGAATGATATTAAAACTACTTGTACCAATACCTTAAGTCAGCATGCTGATGAGCTAGCCACCTTGACTGCCAACATGAACAGTATCCACATGGATAGCTCTCTAATCAAAGCACAGCAGAGTGTAATGGAAGCAAAACTGGACATTGAGGTTGGCAACTTGTCTATGATAATGGAAGAAATGAAGCTTGTGGACAAAAAACACACTCAACTGATTCAAAACTTCACAATTCTTCAAGGTAAACATTTTTCACAATCAGGGTGAGAGGGATTTATTTTTACCACCTGTCAATTAAATTCAGATAAGGATGAACAAACTTTTTTCAGACCACCAGCAGggcacaggtatcaattttaaccggcGTTTCGATGACAAGctctaccatc containing:
- the colec12 gene encoding collectin-12, which gives rise to MKDDYSEEEEVHSMGYKRFGIQEGPQCNRCRNNWALKFSILLLYVLCAMLTITVAILGYKVVRRMDTVTEGMETSQKSYSEKLTAVETDLKKLDDQSGMKDQSTTSELSKFKTDIQSLQNQLNDIAGSASKNKAALDKLQETELSMTTSHNSLKILLDGNTKSIRAINQTLLTYSGYINNLEQNTGKLQKDIQEQTKSQSSTVMNLSQINQTQIRQRDLFSSLQKSVDDASQAIQKIRNDWQALQQALFQAQKDTDWLKEKLQYLQLQTVNNSVMVTGNSDTLEDMSNQLNSLISQMANISFMANIHEESLKDLQKYQKDHENKTATSFEQLEIRMDINERDIRTIMGNSSWTMQHLRSLTNNLNDIKTTCTNTLSQHADELATLTANMNSIHMDSSLIKAQQSVMEAKLDIEVGNLSMIMEEMKLVDKKHTQLIQNFTILQGPPGPRGPKGDKGIQGPPGNKGAKGQKGDLGEEGIPGPIGPKGSRGPAGSKGEKGSQGSRGPPGMKGQKGSNGRPGTPGAKGSNGLPGPSGKIGLPGAPGEQGQPGAAGSRGPPGLPGPVGPQGPPGPKGPQGLAIPMTSNGQLSHSSGLAGQRNHPSTVTPKPNGCPFNWRRFKDKCYYISNNPVQFKDANNLCRTMSSNLIIINNQEEQQWVRKQINSAFYYWIGLTDVKEHNDWRWVDGTVAQYTNWRQGQPDNWRLEGLTEDCAGLAKNALWNDFFCTDANHVICEKNADKD